In Pseudomonas asiatica, the following are encoded in one genomic region:
- a CDS encoding glutathione S-transferase N-terminal domain-containing protein, translating into MGATNRLACYSDPADHYSHRVRLVLAEKGISVQVIDVDPGRLPPKLVEVNPYGSVPTLVDRDLALYESTVVMEYLEERYPHPPLMPVYPVARGNSRLLMHRIQRDWCSLADTVLDPRSSEAARTEARKALRESLTGVSPLFGEYACFMSEEQSLVDCCLLPILWRLPVLGIELPRQAKPLLDYMERQFAREPFQASLSSVEREMRKL; encoded by the coding sequence ATGGGCGCAACCAACAGGTTAGCCTGCTATTCCGACCCCGCTGATCACTATTCTCATCGGGTACGCCTCGTGCTGGCCGAGAAGGGCATCAGCGTGCAGGTCATCGATGTCGATCCCGGTCGACTGCCGCCCAAGCTGGTCGAGGTGAATCCTTACGGCAGCGTGCCGACCCTGGTCGACCGTGACCTGGCGCTGTATGAATCGACCGTGGTGATGGAGTACCTCGAGGAGCGTTATCCACATCCGCCGCTAATGCCGGTGTACCCGGTTGCGCGGGGGAACAGTCGCTTGCTGATGCACCGCATCCAGCGCGACTGGTGCTCCCTGGCCGATACCGTGCTCGATCCGCGCAGTAGCGAGGCTGCCCGAACCGAAGCGCGCAAGGCATTGCGTGAGAGCCTGACCGGGGTCTCGCCGTTGTTCGGCGAGTACGCCTGCTTCATGAGTGAGGAGCAAAGCCTGGTCGATTGTTGTCTACTGCCCATCCTCTGGCGTCTGCCGGTGTTGGGTATCGAGTTGCCGCGGCAAGCCAAGCCGCTGCTGGATTACATGGAGCGGCAGTTCGCCCGCGAGCCTTTCCAGGCGAGCCTGTCCTCTGTAGAACGTGAAATGCGCAAGCTTTAA
- a CDS encoding cytochrome b yields the protein MSKFMDWIDARFPATKMWEDHLSKYYAPKNFNFLYFFGSLALLVLVNQIVTGVWLTMSFTPSAEEAFASVEYIMRDVEYGWILRYLHSTGASAFFIVVYLHMFRGLLYGSYQKPRELVWLFGMLIYLALMAEAFMGYLLPWGQMSYWGAQVIISLFGAIPVIGGDLTQWIRGDYLISGITLNRFFALHVVALPIVILGLVVLHILALHEVGSNNPDGVDIKKKKDENGIPLDGIPFHPYYTVKDIVGVVVFLFVFCAVVFFFPEMGGYFLEKPNFEQANAFKTPEHIAPVWYFTPFYAILRAVPDKLMGVIAMGAAIAVLFVLPWLDRSPVRSMRYKGWISKLFLLVFCVAFVILGILGVLAPTPGRTLLSQVCTVLYFAYFLLMPFYTRLEKTKPVPERVTG from the coding sequence ATGAGCAAGTTCATGGACTGGATTGATGCTCGCTTCCCCGCGACCAAGATGTGGGAAGACCACCTGAGCAAGTATTACGCACCCAAGAACTTCAACTTCCTGTACTTCTTCGGCTCGCTGGCGTTGCTGGTACTGGTCAACCAGATCGTCACCGGTGTGTGGCTGACCATGAGCTTCACACCCTCGGCAGAAGAGGCGTTCGCCTCGGTCGAGTACATCATGCGCGATGTGGAATACGGCTGGATCCTGCGCTACCTGCACTCCACCGGTGCATCGGCGTTCTTCATCGTCGTCTACCTGCACATGTTCCGCGGCCTGCTCTACGGTTCCTACCAGAAGCCGCGTGAACTGGTGTGGCTGTTCGGCATGCTGATCTACCTGGCGCTGATGGCCGAAGCCTTCATGGGCTACCTGCTGCCGTGGGGCCAGATGTCGTACTGGGGTGCCCAGGTGATCATCTCGCTGTTCGGTGCCATTCCGGTGATCGGTGGCGACCTTACCCAGTGGATCCGTGGTGACTACCTGATCTCGGGTATCACTCTGAACCGCTTCTTCGCCCTGCACGTGGTTGCCTTGCCGATCGTGATTCTCGGCCTGGTGGTCCTGCACATCCTCGCCCTTCACGAAGTGGGTTCGAACAACCCCGATGGCGTCGACATCAAGAAGAAAAAGGACGAAAACGGTATCCCGCTGGACGGTATCCCGTTCCACCCGTACTACACCGTCAAGGATATTGTCGGCGTGGTGGTGTTCCTGTTCGTGTTCTGCGCCGTGGTGTTCTTCTTCCCGGAAATGGGTGGTTACTTCCTGGAGAAACCTAACTTCGAGCAGGCGAACGCCTTCAAGACCCCCGAGCACATTGCGCCGGTGTGGTACTTCACGCCGTTCTACGCGATCCTGCGTGCGGTGCCTGACAAGCTGATGGGCGTCATCGCCATGGGTGCGGCCATTGCCGTGTTGTTCGTCCTGCCCTGGCTCGACCGCAGCCCGGTCCGCTCCATGCGCTACAAGGGCTGGATCAGCAAGCTCTTCCTGCTGGTGTTCTGCGTGGCCTTCGTCATCCTCGGCATACTGGGCGTGCTGGCGCCGACACCTGGGCGTACCTTGCTGTCGCAGGTGTGCACGGTGTTGTACTTCGCCTACTTCCTGCTGATGCCGTTCTACACAAGGCTCGAGAAGACCAAACCGGTTCCGGAAAGGGTGACTGGCTGA
- a CDS encoding YgdI/YgdR family lipoprotein: MKKLLLPALLFGTFATLAGCSTPSLITLNDGREIQAVDVPKFDRDAGFYEFQQLDGKRTRINKDQVRTISDL, encoded by the coding sequence ATGAAAAAGCTTCTGCTGCCTGCCCTGCTGTTCGGCACTTTCGCCACCCTGGCCGGCTGCTCTACACCAAGCCTGATCACCCTCAACGATGGCCGTGAAATCCAGGCCGTCGACGTACCGAAGTTCGACCGTGACGCCGGCTTCTATGAGTTCCAGCAACTCGACGGCAAGCGTACCCGCATCAACAAGGACCAGGTACGTACCATCAGCGACCTGTAA
- a CDS encoding cytochrome c1, whose amino-acid sequence MKKLIAVFLLAVMPAFSFAAETGLELDKVDIDLSDKAAMQDGARTFANYCMGCHSAKFQRYERVADDLGIPHELMLEKLVFTGAKIGDHMQIGMKPSDAKTWFGAAPPDLTLVARVRGTDWLYTYLRSFYEDPSRPYGVNNKVFPNVGMPNVLVGLQGNQVVGCKQVQTVTDGKKQFDPLTGSPLTHEACDQLTITPNSGTLTTEQFDEKVKNLVTFLAYSANPVKLESQRIGTYVLLYLAFFFVFAYLLKREYWKDVH is encoded by the coding sequence ATGAAAAAGTTGATTGCAGTATTTTTGCTGGCAGTGATGCCTGCCTTTTCCTTCGCGGCCGAAACGGGCCTGGAGCTGGACAAGGTCGACATCGACCTGAGCGACAAGGCCGCCATGCAGGACGGTGCGCGTACCTTTGCCAACTATTGCATGGGCTGCCACAGTGCGAAGTTCCAGCGTTACGAGCGGGTTGCCGATGACCTGGGCATCCCCCACGAGCTGATGCTCGAGAAGCTGGTGTTCACCGGTGCCAAGATCGGTGACCACATGCAGATCGGCATGAAGCCCAGTGACGCCAAGACCTGGTTCGGCGCCGCACCGCCCGACCTGACCCTGGTGGCCCGTGTGCGTGGCACCGACTGGTTGTACACCTACCTGCGCAGTTTCTATGAGGACCCGTCACGGCCTTATGGGGTGAACAACAAGGTGTTCCCGAACGTCGGCATGCCTAACGTGCTGGTCGGCTTGCAGGGCAACCAGGTGGTTGGCTGCAAGCAGGTGCAGACCGTGACCGATGGCAAGAAGCAATTCGACCCACTGACTGGTAGCCCGCTGACTCATGAAGCCTGCGACCAGCTGACCATTACGCCGAATTCCGGTACCCTGACGACCGAGCAGTTCGACGAGAAGGTCAAGAACCTGGTGACCTTCCTGGCCTATTCGGCCAACCCGGTCAAACTGGAAAGCCAGCGCATCGGTACCTATGTGTTGCTGTACCTGGCTTTCTTCTTCGTATTCGCCTACTTGCTCAAGCGTGAATACTGGAAGGACGTGCACTGA
- a CDS encoding ClpXP protease specificity-enhancing factor → MNSSRPYLVRALYEWIVDNDCTPHMLVNAEFPKVQVPDGFASDGQIVLNISPSAVRSLHMDNDAVSFEGRFGGVAHSLYVPVGAILGIYARENGQGMVFELESSMMDDDEQEDDEVQPDDDGPPEGGGQPPRPTGRPSLKVVK, encoded by the coding sequence ATGAACTCCAGTCGCCCCTATCTGGTTCGAGCACTGTACGAGTGGATCGTCGACAACGATTGCACGCCCCATATGCTGGTCAATGCCGAATTCCCGAAGGTCCAGGTGCCGGACGGTTTCGCCAGTGATGGCCAGATCGTCTTGAACATCTCGCCAAGTGCCGTGCGCAGCCTGCACATGGACAACGACGCGGTCAGCTTCGAGGGCCGCTTCGGTGGCGTGGCTCACTCGCTGTACGTGCCGGTTGGTGCCATTCTGGGTATTTACGCCCGCGAGAATGGCCAGGGTATGGTCTTCGAGCTGGAGTCGTCCATGATGGATGACGATGAGCAGGAAGATGATGAAGTGCAGCCGGATGACGATGGCCCGCCAGAGGGTGGTGGCCAGCCGCCACGCCCGACTGGTCGACCAAGTCTGAAAGTGGTCAAGTAA